A region of Sparus aurata chromosome 8, fSpaAur1.1, whole genome shotgun sequence DNA encodes the following proteins:
- the aass gene encoding alpha-aminoadipic semialdehyde synthase, mitochondrial, whose amino-acid sequence MFRLLSHQRKRTQSCLAAQRRYEHHRAVMAIRREDVNPWERRAPLAPRHVKELTNAGVKVLVQPSNRRAIHEKYYMRAGAVVQEDISEASLIIGVKRPPEEKVIPRKTYAFFSHTIKAQEANMGLLEDLLTKEVRLIDYEKMVDPNGFRIVAFGQWAGVAGMINILHGLGLRFLALGHHTPFMHIGMAHNYRNVSQAIQAVRDCGYEISMGLMPKSIGPVTFCFTGTGNVSKGAQDILNELPVEYVEPHELKDVSETQDLSKVYATVLSRHHHLMRKSDGMYDPMEYENHPELYTSHFRTSVAPYTTCLINGIYWDPHTPRLLRRLDAQKLIRPSKSSRVFAEGSPRLPHKLLAICDISADTGGSIEFMTECTTIDKPFCMYDADQHIDHDSVEGNGILMCSIDNLPAQLPIEATEYFGDRLFPYIWEMLPSDATRPLEEEEFSPQVRDAVITSNGALTPKFEYIEKLRERREKAQIMKKSGMKRVLLLGSGYVSGPVVEYLTRDEKTQVTVASVLLKQAEELAAKYPNTIPVTLDVGSQEGHLDSLVKDHDLVISVLPYSFHPLIAKHCIKRKVNMVTASYLSPAMKELHGSAEEAGITIVNEMGLDPGIDHMLAMECIDRAKADGCTVESYSSFCGGLPAPECSDNPLRYKFSWSPYGVLLNTISPAIFLRDNQVVSIPAGGSLMDSTTPMDFLPGFNLEGFPNRDSTKYAEPYGIQTAHTLIRGTLRFKGFSKAMSGFLKLGLIQSEASPVLHPSAPPVSWKELLCTQMGLSPSVSNEAFEDAVYERIGKDDFGMESLRWFGMLSDEPVPHADSVLTALTKHLEAKLSFVKGERDMIILRNDVGLRHPTGELETKHISLVVYGDPNGFSAMAKTVGYPAAIAARMVLDGEISTKGLVVPMIKEVYGPALARLKEEGLHFMSKSTLEE is encoded by the exons ATGTTCAGACTCCTCAGTCACCAGCGTAAGAGGACGCAGAGCTGCCTCGCAGCCCAGCGCCGCTATGAGCACCACAGGGCCGTCATGGCCATCCGCCGCGAGGACGTCAACCCGTGGGAGAGGAGGGCGCCGCTGGCCCCGCGCCACGTCAAAGAGCTCACCAACGCCGGCGTCAAAGTCCTGGTGCAACCGTCCAACCGCAGAGCAATCCACGAGAAG TACTACATGAGGGCGGGCGCCGTCGTGCAGGAGGACATTTCGGAGGCGTCTCTGATAATCGGGGTGAAGAGGCCGCCGGAGGAGAAGGTGATTCCCAGGAAGACGTACGCTTTTTTCTCCCACACCATCAAAGCTCAGGAGGCCAACATGGGGCTGCTGGAGGACCTGCTGACCAAG GAGGTTCGTCTGATCGACTACGAGAAGATGGTGGATCCTAACGGCTTCAGGATCGTAGCGTTTGGTCAGTGGGCCGGCGTCGCAG GAATGATCAACATCTTGCACGGGCTCGGGCTTCGCTTCCTGGCCCTCGGGCACCACACGCCCTTCATG CACATCGGCATGGCTCATAACTACAGGAACGTCAGCCAGGCCATCCAGGCAGTGAGGGATTGTGGGTATGAGATCTCCATGGGCCTCATGCCCAAATCTATCGGACCCGTGACGTTTTGTTTCACCGGTACCGGCAACGTCTCCAAG GGAGCACAAGACATCCTCAACGAGCTTCCTGTTGAGTATGTTGAACCTCATGAGCTGAAGGACGTCTCTGAAACACAAG ATCTGTCCAAAGTTTACGCCACCGTCCTGAGCCGACATCACCACCTGATGAGGAAGAGCGACGGCATGTACGACCCCATGGAGTACGAGAACCACCCGGAGCTGTACACCTCGCACTTCAGGACCAGC GTGGCGCCCTACACAACCTGCCTGATCAACGGCATTTACTGGGACCCCCACACGCCCCGACTCCTCCGACGACTGGACGCCCAGAAGCTGATAAGACCGTCTAAAAGCTCACGTGTGTTCGCTGAAGGATCACCGAGGCTGCCTCACAA GCTGCTGGCTATCTGTGACATATCTGCCGACACCGGAGGATCAATAGAGTTCATGACCGAGTGCACAACCATCGATAAGCCTTTCTGTATGTACGACGCCGACCAGCACATAGACCACGACAG CGTGGAGGGAAACGGGATCCTCATGTGCTCCATCGACAACCTTCCCGCTCAGCTCCCCATCGAAGCCACAGAGTACTTCGGAGACCGACTCTTCCCCTACATCTGGGAGATG CTGCCATCAGACGCCACGCGGCcgctggaggaagaggagttcAGCCCGCAAGTCAGAGAC GCCGTCATCACCTCGAACGGAGCGCTGACACCGAAGTTTGAATACATCGAGAAGCTTCGGGAAAGAAG GGAAAAAGCTCAGATCATGAAAAAGTCCGGGATGAAGCGGGTTCTGCTGCTGGGTTCTGGATACGTCTCCGGACCGGTAGTTGAGTATTTGACTCGCGATGAGAAGACCCAGGTCACTGTGG CGTCGGTGCTGCTGAAGCAGGCGGAGGAGCTGGCAGCCAAATATCCAAACACCATCCCCGTCACGCTGGACGTCGGCAGCCAGGAAGGACACCTCGACTCTCTGGTCAAAGATCACGACCTGGTCATCAG CGTGCTGCCGTACTCCTTCCACCCACTCATCGCCAAACACTGCATCAAGAGGAAGGTGAACATGGTGACGGCGAGTTACCTGAGTCCCGCCATGAAGGAGCTGCACGGCAG tgcggAGGAGGCGGGCATCACCATCGTGAATGAGATGGGACTGGACCCGGGCATCGACCACATGCTGGCCATGGAGTGTATCGACCGGGCCAAAGCTGACGGCTGCACT GTGGAGTCGTACAGCTCGTTCTGCGGAGGTCTTCCTGCTCCTGAGTGTTCAGATAATCCTCTCCGCTACAAGTTCAGCTGGAGTCCGTACGGCGTCCTCCTCAACACCATCAGCCCCGCCATCTTCCTCCGAGACAACCAG GTGGTGAGCATCCCGGCCGGCGGCTCTCTGATGGACTCCACCACACCGATGGATTTCCTTCCTGGTTTCAATCTGGAGGGATTCCCAAACCGCGACAGCACCAAGTACGCCGAGCCGTACGGCATCCAGACggcacacacactgatcagAGGAACACTGCGCTTcaag GGCTTCTCGAAGGCCATGAGCGGGTTCCTCAAACTGGGTCTGATCCAGAGCGAGGCCTCTCCCGTCCTGCACCCCTCTGCGCCCCCCGTGTCCTGG AAAGAGCTCCTCTGTACTCAGATGGGATTGTCTCCTTCCGTCTCCAACGAAGCGTTTGAAGACGCCGTGTACGAACGCATCGGAAAGGACGACTTCGGGATGGAGAGCCTGAGATG gtttGGAATGCTGAGCGACGAGCCGGTGCCGCATGCCGACAGCGTGCTGACTGCTCTGACAAAACATCTGGAAGCCAAACTCTCCTTCG TGAAGGGCGAGCGAGACATGATCATCTTGAGGAACGACGTGGGGCTTCGCCACCCGACTGGCGAGCTGGAGACCAAACACATTAGCCTGGTGGTGTACGGCGACCCCAACGGCTTCTCCGCCATGGCCAAGACTGTAGGATACCCAGCAGCCATTGCTGCTCGCATGGTCCTCGATG GTGAGATCAGTACGAAGGGGCTGGTAGTCCCGATGATAAAGGAGGTCTACGGGCCGGCGCTGGCCCGACTGAAGGAGGAGGGACTTCACTTCATGTCCAAGAGCACTCTTGAGGAGTAG
- the LOC115586595 gene encoding uncharacterized protein LOC115586595 isoform X2 — translation MEEGEIKEKQRTRFTRLNARLQCLREHHDKCLSRHMEREKQQTQPSGGPNQEGKSSSLPELPSEPFADSKSLDISQDSESNTEILTPESSHSGVAEDPDVPPLRRTDSILITKEYLESIAKVSSGSESSINVIDSTCGSSSEGSYDLTSNAPMVKLKKQKTLQRTSKRKTLSCISSDEDNWGAESGNIDTTKMGKVKKKKTSHRTSRRKTWPGTSSGEESENTNNTNMGKVKKQKTSQRTSRRKTWPGTSLQGHSLKKIADIVQCVEEMTESDNKEFLKNLERSGRCEKKWDVCVLSRALKTLKEPTRSLDQIQIDPDEEVLEAVDSDLSQTEADSSFCSSLPGSSRSKERQRPESDSGNPQTGPSTWKRKQETVESDSGDLKTENAKRRSWSFVEVHAVEKTLMNFINSGKVPGKSECIACIMASPEALKQRSWTAVKFYVKNRITAIQRKSAGTID, via the exons ATGGAAGAaggagaaattaaagaaaa ACAGAGAACACGATTCACCAGACTGAATGCACGTTTACAGTGCCTGAGAGAGCATCACGATAAATGCTTATCCAGGCACATGGAgcgagaaaaacaacaaacacag CCCTCAGGAGGACCAAACCAAGAGGGGAAGAGCTCATCACTACCAGAACTTCCATCTGAGCCATTTGCAGATTCCAAGAGTTTG GATATAAGCCAAGATTCTGAGAGCAACACGGAGATATTGACTCCTGAAAGTTCACACTCCGGTGTTGCTGAAGACCCAGATGTTCCACCCCTGAGAAGAACAGACAGCATACTG ATAACCAAAGAATACCTGGAATCGATCGCCAAGGTGTCTAGTGGATCAGAATCCTCTATAAATGTCATTGATTCAACATGTGGAAGCAGTTCAGAGGGCTCTTACGATCTCACAAGCAATGCTCCAATGGTGaaactgaagaaacagaagacaTTACAGAGGACTTCTAAAAGAAAGACATTGTCCTGTATTTCTTCAGATGAAGACAACTGGGGAGCAGAAAGTGGAAACATTGATACCACGAAGATgggaaaggtgaaaaaaaagaagacatcaCACAGGACTTCTCGACGAAAGACATGGCCCGGTACTTCTTCAGgtgaagaaagtgaaaacactAATAACACAAACATGGGAAAGGTGAAGAAACAGAAGACATCACAGAGGACTTCCCGGAGAAAGACATGGCCCGGTACTTCACTACAGGGTCATAGTCTCAAGAAGATTGCAGATATTGTTCAGTGTGTAGAGGAGATGACAGAGTCTGACAACAAGGAATTTCTGAAGAATCTGGAGAGGAGCGGTCGTTGTGAGAAAAagtgggatgtgtgtgtgttatcacgTGCCCTAAAAACTCTCAAAGAGCCGACACGGAGCCTGGACCAAATCCAAATTGATCCCGATG AGGAAGTGCTGGAAGCTGTGGACAGTGATCTCTCACAGACCGAGGCAGACTCATCGTTCTGCTCTTCATTACCAG GATCCTCTAGATCTAAGGAAAGACAGCGACCTGAGTCTGACAGTGGTAACCCTCAAACAG GACCCTCAACATGgaagagaaaacaggaaactGTTGAGTCTGACAGTGGAGACCTTAAAACAG AAAACGCAAAGAGGAGGAGTTGGTCATTTGTGGAGGTACACGCTGTTGAAAAGACACTAATGAACTTCATAAACTCTGGTAAAGTACCTGGAAAGTCAGAGTGTATTGCCTGTATTATGGCATCACCGGAAGCACTTAAACAAAGAAGCTGGACGGCGGTAAAGTTCTACGTTAAAAATCGTATCACTGCCATTCAGCGTAAAAGTGCAGGAACAATTGACTGA
- the LOC115586595 gene encoding uncharacterized protein LOC115586595 isoform X1: MLQIITVLLLTSCRQRTRFTRLNARLQCLREHHDKCLSRHMEREKQQTQPSGGPNQEGKSSSLPELPSEPFADSKSLDISQDSESNTEILTPESSHSGVAEDPDVPPLRRTDSILITKEYLESIAKVSSGSESSINVIDSTCGSSSEGSYDLTSNAPMVKLKKQKTLQRTSKRKTLSCISSDEDNWGAESGNIDTTKMGKVKKKKTSHRTSRRKTWPGTSSGEESENTNNTNMGKVKKQKTSQRTSRRKTWPGTSLQGHSLKKIADIVQCVEEMTESDNKEFLKNLERSGRCEKKWDVCVLSRALKTLKEPTRSLDQIQIDPDEEVLEAVDSDLSQTEADSSFCSSLPGSSRSKERQRPESDSGNPQTGPSTWKRKQETVESDSGDLKTENAKRRSWSFVEVHAVEKTLMNFINSGKVPGKSECIACIMASPEALKQRSWTAVKFYVKNRITAIQRKSAGTID; this comes from the exons ATGTTACAGATAATAACTGTGTTGCTTTTAACCTCTTGCAGACAGAGAACACGATTCACCAGACTGAATGCACGTTTACAGTGCCTGAGAGAGCATCACGATAAATGCTTATCCAGGCACATGGAgcgagaaaaacaacaaacacag CCCTCAGGAGGACCAAACCAAGAGGGGAAGAGCTCATCACTACCAGAACTTCCATCTGAGCCATTTGCAGATTCCAAGAGTTTG GATATAAGCCAAGATTCTGAGAGCAACACGGAGATATTGACTCCTGAAAGTTCACACTCCGGTGTTGCTGAAGACCCAGATGTTCCACCCCTGAGAAGAACAGACAGCATACTG ATAACCAAAGAATACCTGGAATCGATCGCCAAGGTGTCTAGTGGATCAGAATCCTCTATAAATGTCATTGATTCAACATGTGGAAGCAGTTCAGAGGGCTCTTACGATCTCACAAGCAATGCTCCAATGGTGaaactgaagaaacagaagacaTTACAGAGGACTTCTAAAAGAAAGACATTGTCCTGTATTTCTTCAGATGAAGACAACTGGGGAGCAGAAAGTGGAAACATTGATACCACGAAGATgggaaaggtgaaaaaaaagaagacatcaCACAGGACTTCTCGACGAAAGACATGGCCCGGTACTTCTTCAGgtgaagaaagtgaaaacactAATAACACAAACATGGGAAAGGTGAAGAAACAGAAGACATCACAGAGGACTTCCCGGAGAAAGACATGGCCCGGTACTTCACTACAGGGTCATAGTCTCAAGAAGATTGCAGATATTGTTCAGTGTGTAGAGGAGATGACAGAGTCTGACAACAAGGAATTTCTGAAGAATCTGGAGAGGAGCGGTCGTTGTGAGAAAAagtgggatgtgtgtgtgttatcacgTGCCCTAAAAACTCTCAAAGAGCCGACACGGAGCCTGGACCAAATCCAAATTGATCCCGATG AGGAAGTGCTGGAAGCTGTGGACAGTGATCTCTCACAGACCGAGGCAGACTCATCGTTCTGCTCTTCATTACCAG GATCCTCTAGATCTAAGGAAAGACAGCGACCTGAGTCTGACAGTGGTAACCCTCAAACAG GACCCTCAACATGgaagagaaaacaggaaactGTTGAGTCTGACAGTGGAGACCTTAAAACAG AAAACGCAAAGAGGAGGAGTTGGTCATTTGTGGAGGTACACGCTGTTGAAAAGACACTAATGAACTTCATAAACTCTGGTAAAGTACCTGGAAAGTCAGAGTGTATTGCCTGTATTATGGCATCACCGGAAGCACTTAAACAAAGAAGCTGGACGGCGGTAAAGTTCTACGTTAAAAATCGTATCACTGCCATTCAGCGTAAAAGTGCAGGAACAATTGACTGA